The Chryseobacterium aureum genome contains a region encoding:
- a CDS encoding helix-turn-helix transcriptional regulator → MRKPSKSGLLFESEDIKIIMQEDLWPDQSFKSHMLEGKSSFNLLFFLSDDINLEAPDCGTQFLFKKNQYILHYSPEESVAELWTESEETLRYLQIQINYQYIFNLINPELNGENAEILENMIHNHFIFLYKETPPDMTVEMHMIVKEMLGYTKKGIMQKLFIEAEIIKLLILIFEQFNEKNTLKSFPKTPEIIRKFIDENYHRNIKAEEIAKYMGMNQNIIRKEFKAQYHTTIAHYISELRMLKAKKLIIHKEMMIKEIAIECGYEYLQNFTRAFKKKFGVSPESLRNNK, encoded by the coding sequence ATGAGGAAACCATCCAAAAGTGGACTTTTGTTCGAATCCGAAGACATCAAAATCATCATGCAGGAAGACCTGTGGCCTGACCAGTCCTTCAAGTCTCATATGCTGGAAGGGAAGTCCAGTTTTAATCTGCTTTTTTTTCTGAGTGACGATATTAATTTAGAAGCTCCTGATTGCGGCACCCAGTTTTTATTCAAGAAAAATCAATACATCCTCCATTATTCACCTGAGGAAAGTGTTGCGGAATTATGGACAGAAAGCGAGGAAACCCTGAGATATCTTCAGATTCAGATTAATTATCAGTATATTTTTAACCTCATCAATCCGGAACTTAATGGTGAGAATGCCGAAATTCTGGAAAATATGATCCATAATCATTTTATCTTCCTTTATAAAGAAACACCGCCGGACATGACGGTCGAAATGCATATGATTGTAAAGGAGATGCTGGGCTATACCAAGAAAGGCATTATGCAGAAGTTATTTATAGAAGCAGAGATCATAAAACTGCTGATTCTGATTTTTGAACAGTTCAATGAGAAAAACACATTGAAATCCTTTCCAAAAACACCGGAAATCATCAGAAAATTCATTGATGAAAATTACCACAGAAATATAAAGGCAGAAGAAATTGCAAAGTATATGGGAATGAATCAAAATATCATCAGAAAGGAATTTAAGGCTCAGTATCATACAACGATTGCTCATTATATTTCGGAACTCAGGATGCTGAAAGCAAAAAAGCTGATCATCCATAAAGAGATGATGATCAAAGAAATTGCCATTGAGTGCGGATATGAATACCTGCAGAACTTTACAAGGGCTTTCAAAAAGAAATTCGGAGTTTCTCCTGAAAGTCTGAGAAATAATAAATAG
- a CDS encoding T9SS type A sorting domain-containing protein, with translation MFKDLHFVIQKIRTGIALLTVAGSCIYAQQWENVGGIQDVSAGGSSFNNLVIDNSGNYYLSYYDVSVAKGSVQKFNGSSWSYLGGTPGVTTGTATYNSLSVSPNGNSIYYTNQLGYPGSGMEVRLFTGSLWSQLPNATENPVNYQASAVSSDNIIFTYGSYGSGTVKRYFGGAWAQIGNAGFSGGADFAEMVIGTNNTIYTCNVSGGVKVYQNSTGADSTHNWTLVGGAAAAAASSGEQYNADIALDEANTIFIAYVSDAAGGRKLNVKKFDGNSWVQVGNANFSEGKVQHVALAVTGSGTPYVVASRFENDNFLRNTVYTLDDSQNWVPFGGDFVSDGEAKYNDLAIDKAQNYLVLAYSENTTKVKRISLNLNPQTCSNTDPGANAGDVGCVSFMYRGQQVAYTTVRGSDGKIWLQQNLGSVQVASSMTDANSYGDLFQWGRWDDGHQLRNSQVVQAPSPNTPEGTSTTAGGYIAGSPAWWAGFSGGDTWSGASVADVNASVGVDPCKAIGPDWKMPSQADWASLVSSEAITNPSTAYNSHLKLPAGGFRSSSDGNFTFVGQRGYFWSSDTSSSGGKYLYIGTTIANPSAGAMRGQGSSVRCIKPTSSLSTSEIKLNKAIVGMYPNPTKGILMIKSDSPIEKVNVTNATGQRMNVEFSDSRINMNELPSGLYIVELKLKNGQIVSKKIIKD, from the coding sequence ATGTTTAAAGATTTACATTTTGTAATACAGAAAATAAGAACAGGAATAGCATTGCTAACTGTTGCCGGAAGCTGTATATATGCACAGCAATGGGAAAATGTAGGAGGCATTCAGGATGTATCTGCAGGAGGAAGCAGTTTTAATAATCTTGTTATTGATAACTCAGGAAACTATTATCTGTCCTATTATGATGTTTCCGTAGCCAAAGGTTCTGTTCAGAAATTTAACGGAAGCTCATGGTCTTACTTAGGCGGAACACCAGGAGTTACTACAGGAACAGCCACTTACAACTCATTATCGGTAAGCCCGAACGGAAACAGTATTTATTATACCAATCAGCTTGGTTATCCGGGCTCCGGAATGGAAGTGCGTTTGTTTACAGGATCATTATGGTCCCAGCTCCCAAATGCTACGGAAAATCCTGTTAATTACCAGGCGTCTGCAGTTTCTTCAGATAATATCATATTTACTTACGGATCTTATGGCTCGGGAACTGTAAAAAGATATTTTGGGGGAGCATGGGCGCAGATTGGAAATGCAGGCTTCTCCGGAGGTGCTGATTTTGCTGAAATGGTTATCGGAACCAATAATACGATCTACACATGCAATGTTTCAGGAGGTGTAAAAGTGTATCAAAACAGTACCGGTGCAGACTCAACACATAACTGGACTTTGGTAGGCGGAGCAGCCGCAGCCGCCGCTTCATCAGGAGAGCAGTACAATGCTGATATCGCTTTAGATGAAGCCAATACAATTTTTATAGCCTATGTTTCTGATGCAGCAGGAGGTAGAAAACTGAATGTAAAAAAATTTGACGGAAACTCTTGGGTGCAGGTAGGAAATGCCAATTTCTCAGAAGGGAAAGTACAGCATGTTGCCCTGGCAGTAACCGGATCCGGAACACCATATGTGGTAGCCAGCCGTTTCGAAAATGATAACTTCCTGAGAAATACAGTATATACATTAGACGATTCACAAAACTGGGTTCCTTTTGGAGGTGATTTTGTTTCGGATGGTGAAGCAAAATACAATGATTTGGCAATAGATAAAGCACAGAACTACCTTGTTTTGGCTTATTCTGAAAATACAACGAAGGTTAAAAGAATTTCTCTGAACCTGAATCCACAAACATGCAGCAATACAGATCCCGGAGCCAATGCAGGAGATGTCGGCTGTGTGAGTTTCATGTATCGTGGTCAGCAGGTTGCTTATACTACGGTAAGAGGATCAGACGGAAAAATATGGCTTCAGCAGAACCTGGGAAGTGTACAGGTGGCTTCATCAATGACTGATGCCAATTCATACGGAGATCTTTTCCAGTGGGGAAGATGGGATGACGGGCATCAGCTTAGAAATTCTCAGGTAGTACAGGCACCGTCACCCAATACGCCGGAAGGGACAAGTACAACCGCGGGAGGATATATTGCAGGATCCCCGGCATGGTGGGCAGGTTTTTCAGGTGGAGATACCTGGAGCGGAGCGTCCGTAGCTGATGTTAATGCATCTGTAGGAGTAGATCCTTGTAAAGCCATTGGACCAGACTGGAAAATGCCTTCTCAGGCAGATTGGGCCTCCTTAGTAAGCTCTGAAGCCATCACTAATCCTTCAACGGCTTATAACAGCCATCTTAAATTACCGGCAGGAGGATTCAGAAGTTCCAGTGATGGTAACTTTACGTTTGTAGGACAGAGAGGATATTTCTGGAGTTCTGATACATCAAGCTCAGGAGGAAAATACTTATATATCGGAACAACGATTGCCAATCCATCGGCTGGAGCTATGAGGGGGCAGGGGTCGTCAGTAAGATGCATTAAACCTACTTCTTCTTTAAGTACATCCGAAATTAAGTTAAATAAAGCAATAGTAGGAATGTATCCCAACCCTACGAAAGGAATTCTTATGATTAAATCTGATTCACCTATTGAAAAAGTAAACGTTACTAATGCAACAGGACAGAGAATGAATGTAGAGTTTTCAGATAGCCGGATCAATATGAATGAACTTCCTTCAGGATTATACATCGTAGAGTTAAAATTAAAGAACGGACAGATTGTTTCTAAAAAGATTATAAAAGATTAA
- a CDS encoding TonB-dependent receptor plug domain-containing protein: MKKLSTAVLLLGAILVAAQESEEKGNQIEDIIIVGNRNVKRTKLETPVPVDVINIDKIQRSSPQMTAQDLLNYVIPSFNAVRQSASDGTEHIDPVTLRGMGPDQVLVLLNGKRRHSTSLVNYQNTVGNGSVGTDLSAIPVIAIDRIEVLRDGAAAQYGSDAIAGVINIILKKNAGASASLTYGLSGRNDGDTYQAGANYGTTLGKKDSYINLSLQLSHRGKTTRTQNHDLDIFGNNFAYAFADDPAAARAADDEKIKERGLTRDDFNFQIGDAQIRQGQLFFNAEYPFNDHFKMYSFGGFSIKEGKGFGFRRLPSETSNVVSSIYPNGFQANLASQVYDVSYAVGAKYNVNEWLFDLSNTFGSNTFNYNVNNTNNASLGAKSPTDFYAGAHSFLQNTINLDVSKNINRFNVAFGGEFRFEQYQIKAGDEASYTQYDINGNVAAEGSTVLGSGGSQSFIGFSPGNALKKDRHSTAVYADISYDLDKKLNIDAAARFENYSDFGNTLNGKLAVRYEFIKNYAVRAAVGTGFRAPSLQQQYFNNSYADISTSGSGIVTKGIFRNDSDAAKILGFDKLKQETSVNASAGFTLRPLNKLSISVDGYWIKVKDRIVITSNITDPRLEQFNVESGRFFANAVDTETKGVDVVISYDWILGNGNLNINLAGNYTETKITDFHFPENLATPQNEFFGPDQINIIETLSPKTKASLGLNYGIGKFNFLVRNTYFGKVIRDGYPFGGVQEFSPKVVTDISVGYDITKSINFTVGANNVFDVFPDRQIYENSYYGVFKYAPVQMGTLGNYFFGRLNFNF; encoded by the coding sequence ATGAAAAAATTAAGCACAGCTGTATTATTGCTTGGAGCAATTCTGGTCGCTGCTCAGGAAAGTGAGGAAAAAGGAAATCAGATTGAAGATATCATCATTGTCGGAAACCGCAATGTCAAAAGAACAAAACTGGAGACACCGGTTCCTGTAGATGTCATCAATATTGATAAAATCCAGAGAAGTTCTCCCCAAATGACCGCTCAGGACCTTCTGAACTATGTCATTCCATCATTTAATGCGGTAAGACAGTCTGCTTCGGATGGTACAGAACATATTGATCCCGTAACGCTGAGAGGTATGGGACCTGATCAGGTTCTGGTGCTGCTTAACGGAAAAAGAAGGCATTCTACGTCTTTGGTAAATTATCAGAACACAGTAGGAAATGGTTCCGTAGGAACCGATCTGAGTGCCATTCCGGTAATTGCTATTGACAGAATAGAAGTGCTGAGAGACGGAGCTGCTGCGCAATACGGCTCTGACGCCATTGCAGGAGTAATCAATATTATTCTTAAGAAAAATGCCGGAGCTTCAGCAAGTCTTACTTACGGATTAAGCGGAAGAAATGATGGAGATACTTACCAGGCAGGGGCCAACTACGGAACAACCTTAGGAAAGAAAGACAGTTATATTAACCTTTCATTGCAGCTAAGCCACAGAGGAAAAACAACAAGAACCCAAAATCACGATCTTGATATTTTCGGAAATAATTTTGCGTATGCATTTGCCGATGATCCCGCCGCCGCAAGAGCAGCAGATGATGAGAAGATCAAAGAAAGAGGATTAACCCGTGACGATTTTAATTTTCAGATCGGAGATGCCCAGATCAGGCAGGGACAGCTGTTTTTCAATGCAGAATATCCTTTTAATGACCACTTTAAAATGTATTCTTTCGGAGGATTCAGTATCAAAGAAGGAAAAGGATTTGGTTTCAGAAGGCTTCCCAGTGAAACATCTAATGTAGTTTCATCTATTTATCCAAACGGCTTCCAGGCTAATCTTGCCTCTCAGGTATATGATGTTTCCTATGCTGTAGGAGCAAAATATAATGTTAATGAGTGGCTTTTTGACCTTAGCAATACCTTTGGAAGTAATACTTTCAATTATAACGTAAACAATACCAATAATGCTTCACTCGGGGCAAAATCACCTACAGATTTTTATGCCGGAGCACACAGCTTCCTTCAGAATACCATTAATCTTGACGTTTCCAAAAATATAAACCGTTTTAACGTCGCATTCGGAGGAGAATTCAGATTTGAACAATACCAGATCAAAGCAGGAGATGAGGCCTCTTATACTCAGTATGACATCAATGGAAATGTTGCTGCTGAAGGATCTACAGTACTTGGTTCGGGCGGATCTCAATCGTTTATCGGGTTTTCTCCCGGCAATGCATTGAAGAAAGATAGGCATTCCACCGCTGTGTATGCTGATATTTCGTATGATTTGGATAAAAAATTAAATATTGATGCCGCTGCCAGATTCGAAAATTATTCAGATTTCGGAAATACGCTGAATGGAAAGCTTGCGGTAAGGTATGAATTTATAAAAAACTATGCAGTACGGGCAGCAGTGGGAACAGGGTTCAGGGCCCCTTCGCTTCAACAGCAGTATTTTAATAACTCTTATGCCGATATTTCTACTTCCGGTTCCGGAATTGTAACCAAAGGAATTTTCAGGAATGATAGTGATGCCGCGAAAATTCTGGGATTTGACAAACTCAAACAGGAAACCTCCGTCAATGCAAGTGCAGGATTTACCCTGAGACCATTAAATAAACTTTCCATCTCAGTTGATGGATATTGGATAAAGGTAAAGGACAGGATCGTAATAACCAGCAATATCACTGATCCAAGATTAGAGCAGTTTAACGTAGAAAGCGGAAGATTCTTTGCCAATGCCGTTGATACCGAAACAAAAGGGGTAGATGTAGTAATATCTTACGACTGGATTCTCGGAAACGGAAATTTAAATATCAATCTTGCCGGAAATTATACCGAAACAAAAATCACAGATTTCCATTTTCCCGAAAACTTGGCAACCCCGCAAAATGAATTCTTTGGTCCGGATCAGATCAATATTATTGAAACTCTTTCCCCTAAAACAAAAGCTTCATTAGGATTAAATTATGGCATAGGAAAGTTTAATTTTCTCGTAAGAAATACTTATTTTGGTAAAGTAATAAGAGATGGCTATCCGTTTGGAGGCGTACAGGAATTCTCTCCAAAGGTTGTTACCGACATCAGTGTTGGATATGATATCACTAAAAGTATCAACTTTACGGTAGGAGCCAATAACGTTTTTGATGTCTTCCCGGATCGCCAGATTTATGAAAATTCATACTATGGAGTATTCAAATATGCGCCGGTTCAGATGGGAACACTGGGGAATTATTTCTTCGGAAGGCTTAATTTTAATTTTTAA
- a CDS encoding fumarate hydratase, whose amino-acid sequence MDFRYQDPYPIQKDDTVYKKLTSDYVKVEKLGEREILTIDPKGLELLAEEAMADVSFMLRSSHLESLRRIIDDPEATDNDRFVAYNLLQNAAVAVEGALPSCQDTGTAIVMGKKGENVYTGVDDGEYLSKGIFNTYQKRNLRYSQVVPLTMFDEKNSGSNLPAQIDIYAKKGDYYEFLFLTKGGGSANKTFLYQKTKSLLNEKSLEEFIKEKISDLGTAACPPYHLALVIGGTSAEANLAAVKKASAKYYDHLPTEGNEAGQAFRDLEWEAKVQKICQESAIGAQFGGKYLTHDVRVIRLPRHAASCPVGMGVSCSADRNIKGKITKEGIFLEQLEQDPKRFLPDTPPHLEEAVEVNLNKPMPEILAELSKYPIKTRLKLNGTLIVARDIAHAKIKEIIDSGKPMPEYFKNHPIYYAGPAKTPEGMASGSFGPTTAGRMDVYVDEFQSHGGSMIMLAKGNRSKDVTNACHKYGGFYLGSIGGPAAILAKDNIVSVDVVDFPELGMEAVRKIEVKDFPAFIISDDKGNDFFANLAH is encoded by the coding sequence ATGGATTTTAGATATCAGGATCCGTATCCTATTCAGAAAGACGATACGGTGTACAAAAAGCTTACATCAGACTATGTAAAGGTGGAAAAACTGGGTGAAAGAGAAATTTTAACAATAGATCCCAAAGGATTGGAACTGTTAGCTGAAGAAGCGATGGCAGATGTTTCTTTCATGCTTCGTTCTTCGCATCTGGAAAGCCTTAGAAGAATTATTGACGATCCTGAAGCTACAGATAATGACAGATTCGTAGCGTATAACCTTCTGCAAAATGCTGCCGTAGCGGTTGAAGGAGCTCTTCCTTCCTGTCAGGATACCGGTACAGCCATTGTAATGGGGAAAAAAGGAGAAAATGTATATACGGGAGTAGATGATGGTGAATATTTAAGCAAAGGAATCTTCAATACCTATCAGAAAAGAAACTTAAGATATTCTCAGGTTGTGCCTTTAACGATGTTTGATGAGAAGAATTCCGGATCTAACCTTCCTGCACAGATTGATATCTATGCTAAAAAAGGAGATTACTACGAATTTTTATTCCTAACAAAAGGGGGAGGTTCTGCCAACAAAACATTTTTATACCAGAAAACAAAATCTTTGTTGAATGAAAAATCTCTTGAAGAATTCATCAAAGAAAAGATTTCAGACCTGGGTACCGCTGCATGCCCGCCATACCACTTAGCATTGGTCATTGGAGGAACTTCAGCAGAAGCGAACCTTGCAGCAGTTAAAAAAGCATCCGCAAAATATTACGATCATCTACCGACTGAAGGAAATGAGGCCGGACAGGCTTTCAGAGACCTTGAATGGGAAGCTAAAGTGCAGAAAATCTGCCAGGAAAGTGCCATCGGAGCTCAGTTTGGAGGAAAATATCTTACACACGATGTAAGAGTAATCAGACTTCCGAGACACGCTGCGTCTTGCCCGGTAGGAATGGGAGTTTCCTGTTCTGCAGACAGAAATATCAAAGGAAAAATTACCAAAGAAGGAATCTTCCTTGAGCAGTTGGAACAGGATCCGAAAAGATTTTTACCAGATACCCCTCCACACTTGGAAGAAGCCGTTGAGGTTAACCTGAATAAACCAATGCCGGAAATTCTTGCCGAGCTTTCAAAATATCCAATCAAAACCAGATTGAAACTGAACGGTACCCTGATCGTTGCAAGAGATATTGCCCACGCAAAAATCAAAGAAATTATCGACAGCGGAAAACCAATGCCTGAATATTTCAAAAACCACCCGATCTATTATGCAGGACCTGCAAAAACACCGGAAGGAATGGCTTCAGGAAGTTTCGGGCCTACTACTGCCGGAAGAATGGACGTTTATGTAGACGAGTTCCAGAGCCATGGCGGAAGCATGATCATGCTGGCAAAAGGAAACAGAAGTAAAGATGTTACCAATGCCTGTCATAAATACGGAGGTTTCTATCTTGGATCTATCGGAGGGCCGGCTGCTATTCTTGCCAAAGACAATATTGTGTCTGTAGATGTAGTAGACTTCCCGGAATTAGGAATGGAAGCAGTAAGAAAAATTGAAGTAAAAGACTTCCCTGCATTCATTATTTCCGACGATAAAGGAAACGATTTCTTCGCAAATCTTGCCCACTAA
- a CDS encoding alpha-amylase family glycosyl hydrolase: MKKFYSVVFLLITIVVFGQINYTITPNPFNETDAVTLTVPGDQIDESAWGVSNNAIYIWSWSFDTNYQNSQDCPTNGSWNNSNDLNKFTYNAGTDSYSLTFTPTAFFGRTGIGRFGFLLKDKTGSHQTSPDIFVNVGILSLNLTNPLANSLTTVPVGNAINITASTNVNATFQLKANGTVVNSATTPSQSYSYSYTVTQDASMELVATQGTNSKSATFIVQVPRNVVSEAIPNWIRQGINYHPTDQTKVGLALYAPGKSFVHVIGSFNNWAVNDTYLMKRDTTNPDLYWIELNGITPQQLYTFQYRTNDLRKVADPYSPQILSSYDDQWISASTYPNLPAFPAGQGFEVSTFKTGQTVYNWQVANFQRPAKQDLVVYELLLRDFTQEKNWQSLIDKITYLKNLKINAIELMPIMEFDGNLSWGYNTSFHYALDKAYGTPEKFKEFVDLCHQNGIAVILDVAFNHATGRSPLVRLWNIDPDGDGYGNVAADNPYFNQVPKHSYNVFNDFNHSSPSTQYYVERCLQQWLTEYHIDGFRWDLTKGFTQSCSENDETCTNAYQQDRVDIMKHYADRQWALDPNSYMIFEHLGTDAEEQQWANYRIAEGKGVMLWNKQTDPYNQNTMGYQENSNYDRMNHSLHGFTNMSAVGYGESHDEERLMFKNLAYGAVNGSYNVKDLNTALERMKTFGATFFTIPGPKMIWQFGELGYEFSINRCANGTIDNGCRTDEKPVAFTLGYDTNANRKAVYDTWAKIINIRNTHPVFKSKTYSIESNNLTNDPNGLITRIYVYDTTITTGTKNVVVLANYTTSVQNVVPYFPYTGQWQNLMDDSVFNVTSTTAPITLQPGEFRILGNYAGALSTVDTNAANKLSLQVADNPVKNGVAQFVFSKAKNGEILIFDMTGKKLDSFKLNKENGTYETKIGYPSGTYLVQLKSDTGIAIQKMIIK; this comes from the coding sequence ATGAAAAAATTTTATTCCGTTGTTTTTCTGCTGATTACAATAGTTGTTTTTGGGCAGATTAACTATACTATTACGCCTAATCCGTTCAATGAAACAGATGCTGTAACGCTTACGGTTCCGGGAGATCAGATTGATGAATCTGCCTGGGGAGTTTCCAATAATGCCATTTATATCTGGAGCTGGTCTTTTGATACCAATTATCAGAACAGTCAGGATTGTCCCACCAATGGCAGCTGGAATAATTCCAATGATTTGAATAAGTTTACTTATAATGCCGGAACAGACAGCTATTCGCTCACTTTTACCCCTACAGCTTTCTTCGGAAGAACAGGAATCGGAAGGTTTGGGTTTTTACTAAAGGATAAAACAGGCTCCCACCAGACCTCCCCTGATATTTTTGTGAATGTGGGGATTTTGAGCCTGAATCTTACCAATCCACTGGCCAATAGCCTTACCACAGTTCCTGTGGGGAACGCCATCAATATTACGGCATCAACTAACGTCAATGCAACATTTCAGTTAAAAGCTAACGGAACTGTTGTAAACTCTGCGACAACTCCTTCACAATCTTACTCTTACAGTTACACAGTTACTCAGGATGCCAGTATGGAACTTGTAGCAACACAGGGAACCAATTCTAAAAGCGCAACATTTATAGTACAGGTTCCGAGAAATGTAGTTTCTGAAGCAATACCCAACTGGATAAGACAGGGAATCAATTACCATCCTACAGATCAGACTAAAGTGGGACTTGCTCTATATGCTCCCGGGAAAAGCTTTGTACACGTCATCGGAAGTTTTAATAACTGGGCGGTGAATGATACTTATCTAATGAAAAGAGATACCACAAATCCCGATCTGTATTGGATAGAACTTAATGGTATTACTCCTCAGCAGCTGTACACCTTCCAGTACAGAACCAATGATTTGAGAAAAGTAGCTGATCCCTATTCACCACAAATCTTATCTTCTTATGACGACCAGTGGATTTCGGCTTCTACGTATCCGAATTTACCCGCATTTCCTGCCGGACAGGGCTTTGAAGTTTCAACATTTAAAACAGGGCAGACGGTCTACAATTGGCAGGTTGCCAATTTTCAGAGACCCGCAAAACAAGACCTGGTGGTCTACGAATTATTATTGAGAGACTTTACGCAGGAAAAGAACTGGCAGTCACTGATTGATAAAATCACTTATTTAAAGAATTTAAAAATCAATGCGATAGAATTGATGCCGATCATGGAATTTGACGGAAACCTTTCCTGGGGATACAATACTTCCTTCCATTACGCATTGGACAAAGCCTACGGAACTCCTGAAAAGTTCAAAGAATTTGTAGATCTGTGCCATCAAAACGGGATCGCCGTGATTCTGGATGTAGCGTTTAACCATGCTACCGGACGTTCACCTTTGGTAAGACTTTGGAATATAGATCCGGATGGAGACGGCTATGGCAATGTGGCTGCGGATAACCCTTATTTTAACCAGGTTCCGAAACACTCCTACAATGTATTCAATGATTTTAACCATTCAAGTCCTTCAACGCAATATTACGTTGAAAGATGTCTTCAGCAATGGCTTACAGAATATCATATAGACGGATTCCGTTGGGATTTAACCAAAGGATTTACGCAAAGCTGTTCTGAAAATGATGAAACGTGTACCAACGCTTACCAGCAGGACAGAGTAGATATCATGAAACATTATGCAGACAGACAATGGGCTCTCGACCCGAACTCTTACATGATCTTTGAACACCTTGGAACAGACGCAGAAGAGCAGCAATGGGCCAACTACAGAATTGCAGAAGGAAAAGGCGTTATGCTTTGGAATAAGCAGACAGATCCATACAACCAGAATACGATGGGATATCAGGAAAACAGCAATTATGACCGTATGAATCACAGCCTTCACGGCTTTACCAATATGAGTGCTGTAGGCTATGGAGAAAGCCATGATGAAGAAAGACTAATGTTTAAAAACCTTGCCTACGGTGCAGTCAACGGAAGTTATAATGTGAAAGACCTGAATACCGCCCTTGAGAGAATGAAAACTTTCGGTGCAACCTTCTTTACCATCCCCGGCCCGAAAATGATCTGGCAGTTTGGAGAATTAGGATATGAATTCAGCATCAACAGATGTGCTAACGGTACCATCGACAATGGCTGCAGAACCGATGAGAAACCTGTTGCATTTACCTTAGGATATGATACCAATGCAAACAGAAAGGCAGTATATGATACCTGGGCTAAAATCATCAATATCAGAAATACCCATCCGGTTTTTAAATCCAAAACTTACAGCATAGAATCCAATAACCTAACAAATGATCCTAATGGTCTGATCACAAGAATCTATGTATATGATACAACGATTACAACAGGTACCAAAAACGTTGTCGTATTGGCCAATTATACTACCTCTGTGCAGAATGTGGTGCCCTATTTCCCTTATACAGGGCAGTGGCAGAATCTGATGGACGACAGTGTTTTTAATGTTACTTCTACAACAGCTCCCATTACTTTACAGCCGGGAGAATTCAGAATCCTTGGAAATTATGCAGGTGCTTTGTCTACCGTAGATACCAATGCTGCCAACAAATTATCCCTTCAGGTTGCAGATAATCCGGTAAAAAACGGAGTTGCTCAATTCGTTTTCAGCAAAGCAAAAAATGGAGAAATTTTAATTTTTGATATGACGGGTAAAAAGCTTGATTCGTTCAAACTGAATAAAGAAAACGGCACGTACGAAACAAAAATCGGTTATCCGTCAGGAACGTATCTGGTACAGCTGAAATCGGATACAGGAATAGCCATTCAAAAGATGATCATTAAATAA